Proteins from a single region of Phycisphaeraceae bacterium D3-23:
- a CDS encoding AAA family ATPase has translation MPPHRGHELLIEFGRHYCDDLTVLVCTLDREPIPGHLRFDWVRTMCPGVSVVHVTDDLPQEPADHPDFWTIWKATVEHHVAHPIDFVFASEDYGWKLAEVLDAEYVPVDHARSLVPVSGSAIRADPMGYWDGLPECVRPHYVKRVCVFGPESTGKSTLAAQLAGHYGTVYAWEYARPLLDFKQGEASADDIPRIVRGQVATEEALAKRASRVLFCDTDVATTAVWSRHLFGECPAWIDRIAAQRQYDLTLLLDVDVPWVDDHQRCLGEPAQRAAFFAACEAELRRLGRDYVVIRGGWPERFEQATQAVDALLG, from the coding sequence CTGCACGCTCGACCGCGAGCCGATCCCCGGACATCTGCGCTTTGACTGGGTGCGCACCATGTGCCCTGGCGTCAGCGTCGTCCATGTCACCGACGACCTGCCCCAGGAGCCCGCCGACCATCCGGACTTTTGGACGATCTGGAAAGCGACGGTCGAGCATCACGTCGCGCACCCGATCGACTTTGTATTCGCGTCCGAGGACTACGGCTGGAAGCTCGCCGAGGTGCTTGACGCCGAGTATGTGCCGGTCGACCACGCCCGATCGCTCGTGCCGGTGAGTGGATCGGCGATCCGCGCGGACCCGATGGGCTATTGGGACGGATTACCCGAATGTGTTCGGCCGCACTACGTCAAGCGCGTGTGCGTCTTCGGCCCCGAATCAACCGGGAAGTCCACGCTCGCGGCGCAGCTCGCCGGGCACTACGGCACGGTCTACGCCTGGGAGTACGCCCGGCCGCTGCTGGACTTCAAACAGGGTGAAGCATCGGCCGACGATATCCCGCGCATCGTCCGGGGCCAGGTCGCGACCGAAGAAGCGCTCGCCAAACGCGCAAGCCGGGTGTTGTTCTGCGACACCGATGTGGCGACCACAGCGGTCTGGAGCCGGCACCTGTTTGGCGAATGCCCCGCATGGATCGATCGCATCGCGGCACAGCGGCAATACGACCTGACGTTGCTGCTGGATGTCGATGTGCCCTGGGTCGATGACCACCAGCGCTGCCTCGGCGAACCGGCACAGCGGGCTGCGTTCTTCGCCGCGTGCGAGGCGGAGCTCCGCCGGCTGGGGCGCGACTATGTCGTCATCCGAGGCGGCTGGCCCGAGCGGTTCGAGCAGGCGACCCAAGCGGTGGATGCGCTGCTTGGGTAG